From the genome of Brachionichthys hirsutus isolate HB-005 chromosome 9, CSIRO-AGI_Bhir_v1, whole genome shotgun sequence:
CAGACCAGCAGATGCAGAAGGTGGGTAGTTTCCTTATCTTTTACCACAGAGTTTTACGATGCCCGCATCGCTGTCTAGGTGAACATTTTGACCTTTCAGCACAGTTGACTTGAATAAAATTATTAATAagaaaaatattgttttcttcttctttccagATCAGGAAAAAGCTGATCTCAAAGCAGACGAATCTGGAAAAGTCTGAGAAGGCCAAGAAGCTGCGTGAGCAAAGGAAATTTGGCAAAAAGGTTGGTGTCTTGTTTTATGCGGTCGCTTACAGTGTCCTGTCAGGCCTAAGATGACACTGATCGGGGCTTAAACAACAGGACAATCTCCAAGCATATCAAAAAAGCATTGTTGGAATCTTTTGATTGAATGACTGCAGCAGATGGGCTCTGTTGATGTCATGTTCATAATACAGTAGAACGATCCCCCTCCCCTTTAAAAGAAATAAGAATCCTCTGTTGGTAACACAATTTCTGAATGTCTCTCAGGTCCAAATAGAAGTGCTTCAAAagaggcagaaggagaagaaagctATGATGTCTGCCGTAAAGAAATACCAGAAAGGTATGGTTGCATCCATTTGTATAATAATCTATTTTTGTACCTTTGAGTAGTGCCAAAAATAATCCATTATAAATTTCTTCAAAATGAGAATAAGATTTCTGATGCGCCCCTCTCCCAGGAATGACCGACAAACTAGATTTCTTGGAAGGAGACAAGAAAACGGGGAAAGACTCGAGTCAAGGCCCTAAGAAAGCGTTGAGCGCAAAGAGGTAAGGCTTCACAGGATATTCCGATGCTTGTGACATTTTTACAACAGTATAAGTTGAACTGTCCATTCCGACAGCCCAAGCaccaaaagaaaatacaaggaCCAGAAGTTCGGTTTCGGAGGCAAGAAACGCGGGAAGAAGTGGAACACCAAAGAGAGCTTCAACGACGTCTCCAGCTTCCGTGCCAAAGTGGCGAATGCTAAGGGCAACAAAGGCGGGAAGAAAGGcaaaggaggaaaacaaactgTGAGTCGCACGCTTCAAACATCGACCACTTACCTGATAAATGTAGATCGTATTACCAATACAAATTCTAATTGCTTCCAGAAACGCCCTGGGAAGTCTGTTCGCAAGAAGATGAAGTCTCGCTCGTAAAATCCTCTCGTGGATCTTACTTCCAGGAAGGATTTTCCTTCCCATACATCCAGAGGCGTTTAGAAGGAC
Proteins encoded in this window:
- the ebna1bp2 gene encoding probable rRNA-processing protein EBP2 is translated as MMNDSTIMESAEEEAQLGEESEEEKSELSDDELQLAFSKGLLKPGMNVLVEKPKKLSNNVEGMKQCLADLRKDLPWVERLDMTNLPVEDIISKAEGKVPNVTNGDVNVDDDFQREMYFYRQAQATVLEALPLLKKHCIATKRPEDYFAEMAKSDQQMQKIRKKLISKQTNLEKSEKAKKLREQRKFGKKVQIEVLQKRQKEKKAMMSAVKKYQKGMTDKLDFLEGDKKTGKDSSQGPKKALSAKSPSTKRKYKDQKFGFGGKKRGKKWNTKESFNDVSSFRAKVANAKGNKGGKKGKGGKQTKRPGKSVRKKMKSRS